One Magnolia sinica isolate HGM2019 chromosome 2, MsV1, whole genome shotgun sequence genomic window, ctaaaattttgAATGTGGagggaaattgaaaattttgaaaatcaaattttaatgtttattttgaaacaaaatacggCACATCATTCCCAATTTCAATTACATCAACAACAGGAAATTAAAACAAAGCCCTGCTTCTTGCAGCCGTCCATCTTCAACGGGCCATGCACCAAGTGCGCTAGAGCCTAGACGTTACAAAATGGCGGATCCATCAGGAGTCCaagcccaccgtccatctgtaaaGGGACACATTGGTAGGAAGGACGGGTTTTAGGCTATCATTTCTCTTCTAATAAAATAGTAATACTCACTGTTTTCCGGGAGTCCTGAACGAAAGTTGTGCGATAGGACTAACTCCATTGACGGTGGTGTAAGCAAATGTCCTGCACAACcaattgctttattatctcatgaGAAGTATAGATCTTAAACAAGCGGCACACGTGTGGACTATACATGTGTACATGATTTAGGTTCACATTAGACAGACAGGACCCATAAGTTGGATAAAGGATGCCTGGTACAGCTTATCATAGATGCGTTGGTTTTTAATTTATTCCGTTCGGACTTTCAACTGGTCAGATTGGACCAGTTTCGAAGTTCTGGTTTCACTCCGCGTAAGCACCACACATTGACTGACACTTGCCAGTTTAAGTGGTCTGCATCGACCAGACCGAGGCCTTTTTCTTACCTGGGCACGGGTTCAAGGGAGCTGATTTACTCGGATAATATCTTTAGTTGGGGAGCGGATCGATTACGTgacggatccaccaaggtggttgggacccctgactgtggggatcagagtgatgtatgttccttaaatACACACTGTtcaaccgttttgaaagctcattttagggcaagatcccaaaaatgaagcagatacaaatcttttGTGACCCTACCAAAtgaaagagtagtgattgaatccccaccattaaaaaattaaaaacttaatgggGGCACCggaatctttatttgccatccaatttattgataaattcacaaagatctggataaaGAGACCaggaaaatatcagcttgatctaaaacttttgtggccagcAAACGATTACCATTGATTCTTGTATTATGGTGTACACCTGAGATATATCATGTCCTCAAATGAGCCTTCAATGCGGATGGAATCACATAAATAACTGTGCTTCCACCCATCTTGGTGGATCTCGGTGACGGTGCGACCATTACTACGGAGTtactgtggcccactttgatgtatgtattatatatccatgccatctattcagtttttcagattattttaggacattattcctaaaataaagcagatataattagcaggtggaccatatcataagaaacaatggtaatcgaccattctaccattaaaaacttcttagggtacaCCTTAATGTTtcggtagtgtttatttaccgTTTTATCTGTTAACAAGGCCAATTaagccggaaaaaaaaaaaaaaaaaacaaatatcaagtgatccaaaacttttgtggcctattaatggtcaatcaccacacgTTTCTTGTGATATGTTCCACCTAATAATCAGATATGTTTCAGCtttttagataatgccctaaattgatatgaaaaaaatagatggacagcgtggatacatgatacatacatcaaggtgggccctacggtaaccCCAGGGCCGCggagtcttgggtgaggccagggtctcgCCTAATCAGCTTTCACCCTGGGCCAGCACTCAATGAATCGTGAAACTCAGTGTTCACGTGCAAATCGAGACAAAAGTAAGATGGATACTGCTCGGCCCAGTCCACTGTCGGCCATTTTGGctggaagcgaattggctggtgtaccaaacaccaccgacctggatggtgtgggtacgtgtggtTCCAATATGAGCGCTGACGATCCTCGAGCTCCAGTTGTACAAACCGttgaaaggatatcaaagttacatgggcccacattgaagtatttattatatccatccCATTCATTTATTTGGAAATGTTGTTTTAgatcatgagtccaaaaatgagttatatccaaagctcaagtggaccacactacaaatagcaacCCAGTAGTAAttatcaccattaaaacatttgttaGGCTtgctataacatttattttcgatCCAATCTAGTCATAAGGTCAGACAAAACTGGATGAAGAGGGTAAAAATTACTATActaatccaaagcttctgtgaccccaaaaaggatttcaatggtagacattcaataccCCACTGTtttgtgcagtgtggtccacttgatctttgtatgtgTTATTTTTTTGGGTCAAGACTTAACCTAATTTTTGTGACCTACTCAGTAACTCAGGAAGCTTTTATATAAAAGATTTCATCTGCTACTTACAAGGTTTTGTCAAAGCTTATTACTTTATATCGTTCTTTCATTACTATAATGGTTATAACAGTTCGAAACCTTTCTCGATCCTTCTCTTTTCTATATTCttttttagtatgattttatTTATACTGGTTCTACTCCTGAACACCtctcaaacacttcacttttgtCAGCAAAGGTTTTGTTTTAGTTGCCTTCGGTCGCCTTTTATATCTTATACTGTTCAAATATGATTCTTGTATATCAACCACAATACTCCGTCAACCATCCAGTAGCATGTTGAAGTAAACTTATGTTAGTTGTAAGACTACACAAAGCATTCCAAAATACTAGAAGATATTTTTATCCACTCCCTATTCCTCATACATTGACACGTGTCACTCTCCTATTAACTTTTCCAAAATTGCTAAAATTGctaaaaatagggtacaacaacGTGATCACCCAATACATCCATCATGTACCAAATTGATATTTTGCGTATTAGAATACAATATCTCATCTACATGTAATAGACTGATATAATATATTCTTAGATAGTGATTGATTCTTATTAACTTATATTTAATAATCCATTACATTGCTGGTCCCCAACTCCAATAAAGGACGAGGGTTGCGTGATCACCTCAACTTGGCAGCTAGTATGAACGCGATTCACGCAGCCGACCCCATCAGTTGTCAAGTTGGCAACCGACATGAACGTGATTCATGCTACTGACCCCAATCAGTAGGGATAAAGTGCACGGGTGCTTTATGGATAATTCTTATCTGCAATTTGCACGCTGTTGATTATGACACTCACTTGTCGAGTAGGATATGTTGCTTTCTAAGCTTATCACCAACTCCAAGAGTATCCAAGGCCTTCCATGCGTTCATCCATGCCAGAAAAGAGAATCCGCTCACCCTCAGCCGGTCTGCTGATTCCAAAATCAAGCTTCTCAATCCCATTCTACAAACATGGTTATCAAAATCAGGTGCACTACTAAACCGAAATGTAAGCTGTTGTCCATGCAAATGAGAAATCAAGGCTGCTCATCAGCTGGCCCACACAGTGAACTGATTGTGGCATAAACATTAGGCTTGTCTTATGCTCAGGTATATCAGTCGTGCACAAAAGAAACAGGGTGGCATAAAACGCCAATGTCTGCCttcataatttattaagcatgtGGTTCGCCTGATGACTGAGCCAACCTGATTTCTGGACGCCTTTATCTTGTGATATCAACGTTTGGGCTACCATATATTATCCAAGATACTACGAAAACATCTGACGTATCCTAAAAAATATGCTCCCATGTATGGTATCAGAACTCTCATCCATCATGATGAGTTGAAATGAAAACGTTACTTCCATGAAGGCATGGATCGTCCTGAAGAGGCTGATTAATACAGAACGTGTGACTTAGCTGCTATCCTGAACCAGCCAAGTGACTAGAGCGAggggatcgagtcgagtcgggctgagctagggctgacctgactcgatctggttttgaaatagacctcaCCTGAACTTGACCAAACTAGGTGCCGAGTCCGGCATacttgacccgatccgagtccgggtctgccctggactaatccagactaAGCCCAACCCAATCACAAGTACCAAGTCGGATCAAGTCAAATCCGAGTTTGCCCGACCCAGTCACAAGTACCAAGTCGgatcaagtcaactctctctctctctctctctctctctctctctctctatatatatatatatatatatgggaaaaggttctatacagttgagctcatgggaacaccccatgaggtcgagctttgtgggacccaacatgatgtatgtcgagcatctaccccatcagttagatgcaccattccatatgGGCGTAGggtttaaaatcaagtcaatccatgacttgtgtgggccacaccatatacaagagttaagaggggttatcctccattaaaacattcataatcattttttgggcccaccgagatgtggttcacaaatccagcccatccattatgtgtgtcccacttgcataaggggtcagaccaagtttcagatgcatccaaatttcgggtgggccctacccagtgcttttatatgttttaggcatgtcttcatatgattttagatggtatggcccacctggttccgtatacggttgatttttggtatatcccataatttaaaggggacccatcaaatgcacggtgttgatgtttgacatacatcatggtagggcccacacagctcgacctcatcaggagttcccatgagctccaccatatataTATCGTCCACGCAAGAGACCAGCAGATGTGCCTACCTAAATTTCACGTCGCCCCAGCATGTAGGATCACAACACGGGCGGATTAGGCCAGGTTGACCCCCCAACCTGAGCCAACcggacctcaagaggacccagcATGCAACCTGACATGACCTGAGTACCAAAAGTTGCCTAGCATGAACTCAATCCGAAGCCCTGTGCTCGACACCAAACTGACCTCACATTACCCAAATACATGGTGATTATTCCAGACGCGGCTTCAGTGGATCACCCGGTGGGTGGatcccctgactgtggggccaccgtgaggtATGTACCTTAAATCCCTGCCGTCCATAcctttttacagctcattttaataaattttccaaaaaatgaagcaaatccaaatcttggttggaccacaccacaggaaacagtggtgattgaagacccaccattaaaatactcttGGAGGCCACTGGAATATTTACTtacaatccaacctgttaataaggtcacaaagacctggatgaagggaccacataaatatcagcttgatccaaaactttagtggcccccaataagtttttaatagtcaatcgcATGGTTTCCTTTAGTGTAttcgacctgagatttggatctgcttcatttttaagttggtgccctgaaatgagctgtaaaaatggattgacggcatggatgcaagggcatggatgtaaggcatatgCATCACGGAGGGCTTTATGGtcaaggatccacccacctcggtagATCTCGGAATCCACCAAGGCCGCGCCCGATTATTTCACAGAATTTTCTCAACTTGAACTGAACCCAAAATCAAATCGTGCTGGCGTTTTCAACCCGAGGACCTTCACATCCCAGCCCAAACTCGATTGTGTCAATTGGGCTGTGGTTGAACCGAAACCAAGTCCTCATGCTCCAACGTAAAAGTAGAGAGGTGGTTTTGGAGTACCTGTAAAGTCCCAACGCTGTGGAGAGCCCGGCTATTCCCGCTCCCACTATCACAATATCCTCCACcgcttgcattttatccatggagagagaagggggggggggggggtggatggGGGTTGTGTATGAGCAGGAGTGAGGGAGAACGAGAGAATGAAATGGGCAAATATATATTTTGGAGAGGTGGGAAATGGACGTGAAAAATGGACTGTGAATAAAATGAACGGACACAATAGTCACAGTAACCCACATGTGTAAAAATGCTACGAATCTTATAAAACAACACCTGAGTTACGTGTGCGGCTCTTCTACTTAAAGGACAAAGGATTTTCTGATTCATTAGCGATGACGTCAGCATATCAGcgtaagcaaaaaaaaaaaaattaaaatgcagaaagaaggaaaaatatccCAGAAGAGCCTGTTTCTCCTTTTTTATCTCTTGCCCACCGCTCTTCTATCGCATGTTGGATGGAGGATGCCACTGAGATCTGAAGATACTAAACCCTTGGATAATCAGCAATTTTGCCACTGAATGATGTCTCTCTTACCAAGTTATCTGTCCGCAACTAGCCAAGGGGTTGGCATGGTACAAtctaggatttctttttcttttaatgtaatttaatttaatttaatttttttaaggcaTAAAAATTTAAAAGATCAAACCCAATTGGGTTTTGTTTGGTGGGGTCCGATTTTATTTTTATGTGATaatacacaattccaaaaattagatttttttttttttcttatgtgtTTTTGGTTATTATTTAATTTCCATTGAtacatagaaaatagaaataagttAGCAGACGTGATTTCTTCTCAAGAATGTAAGTTGTAATACTCCAAACAAATTTTAGGGGTACAATTTCTTTCTTCAAAAATTAAGATAAAAGTCGATCATTGAGTAAATTATATGACTCTTAATTGTGGATATAAGTCAATCCATCATACGAAACAATGATCTGAGCCATGGATCATTTGTCCATACCATATTAAACGTAAACATACATTCAAATCGGTAGTTCAAATGCTATAAATGGTCTAATACATCCTCCAAATTGATTATCATAGTAAATGATAGTggaagaaatttcacttttacctacgaaatatttcgtaggtaaatgatattatttcgtaggcatttacctatgaaatattttgtcggtaaattcgttggtaaaacgccgtggctaaagacttttaccgacgaaaaaatgtcatcgtcggcaatggtaagacttttaccaacgaaattaaaaaatttgttaagacttttacctacgaagtgttaagacttttacctacgaacgttttcgtagatacaaactttgttaaaacttttacatacgaacattttcgtagctaaaaactttgttaaaactttcacctacgaattttttcataggtacaaacggtgttaggacttttacctacgagcattttcgtagctacaaactttattaaaacttttacctacgacatgtttcgtaggtacaaactgtattaagacctttacctacgaatgtttCTATAGCTATAAACTtagttaaaacttttacctacgaatttattcgtaggtacaaacggtgttaagacttttacctacgaacgttttcgtatctacaaactttgttaaagcttttacctatgacatgtttcgtaggtacaaactgtgttaaaacttttacctacgaacgttttcgtagctaataactgtgttaatagttttacctacaaaattttgtgtaggtacaaacggtgttaagacttttacctatgaaaggtttcgtaggtacaaactgtgctaagactttttacctatgaaatttgacgtaggtaaaactgttgatgaaacttttacctacgatatGATTCGTAGGTAATAAAATGTGAATGAACCTTTTACCTGTgaaaaaattcgtaggtaaaaatgtcgatgaaacttttacctacgaaaattttcgtaggtaatagtctcttttttttttttttttgcaaaaattcttgttatacacctgttacaatatatttcattatattcatatttccatttttccaaacaaacctaaactacatccatccaaacacaaatcacATCCATATATACACAAAtagtcttatccacattacattcatccacgcacaaatacatataagtttaacattcgtatataaaataaatcataaataaaatatgacaaatcacaaagatgaaggcggggGTGGTGGGGCATCGATGGGTAAACGTGCAGCGAGAACCTGTAATATCTCCTGCAttcgtcgctcatgctccacctgcatatcctccatcctcctctcttgctcctccctctgcctctcctgctcctccttctgcctctcatgctcctccctctgcctcgccagttgATCTTTGATCTCGTCGGCGGCGCCCCGTAGATGTTGAACCTCTTTCTCTGCGATACAGCTCGGCGTATGACGCTCTCGCCAGCGACGGATCGGCTGGATGCAACTCTAGTGGGTGCCATGatcttggcaccatggccaagcccacgcacatatctAGAACGTGTGCCAAGCACCTcgctcaggatctctggctcactccgctgagtaccatcgggagtgggctgactgcgtatggCGTCCATCGCCGCCTGTGATGAAAacatgaattttcataacaaataacattattataattcaatgcaattaaattttacaatgtaacaatttttacccaattctcgctggCTGTAGGATGTACCCAAAATCCTGTCGCCTGCCGACAATGAGTCTCtctgtagaagtctactggtTCGGGCTCCTGTCCAGTGACGGAATCCTGCTGCACAATCAAAATGACAATAGagctaatataaatgcatggaaaaatatatcaacttaataataacCAGTAACTTCTTACCATGTCGCGACGAagttgtacaaatgactttgaaccagctatgtGGTTCACTTCCAACTTTCTCCTGTtcgcagaatttattttgctcctcttctgaacacattattcataatatattattattaattgtgaatttaattgttaccttaagatatcgtaaatatgtaaatattacctgaaaagactcAGATGAAAATCTCTCACAGAGTATCCGCCAATCGTCAATGGTCACATGCGGCGGTGCGGTCAATACGGCCTCCTCGAGGCTCCTGCACCGCTTGTACCGCTAGTGTAAATCACTGCGATACTCCTTAAACCGCTCCTTGatcatgtcgtcgacggcatggGAAATGTACAAAGCACTCAAATCCAAGACAAATTTATCTTGTAATTTTGTAAATAATGgattaaggtaataaacttattaagaaaataacttaaccataaatgaaattttacaaaacaaaatttaatttactaaattttaccgtaaggcgctgacggatgtgctgccgcacatcatctgtcacgtctaccCAACGGAGGGTGGTGGTAGGGATCAGAGATCgacataagacaccgacctccgatGTAAACAACCTAGTATTGTCCCCAACAGGTCTAAGgtagtcctgtgggaactctactgtcaccctaccctcacgcgtaagtctctgtaaaactaacccacgcgtgggtccacgtcctcgtcggctggtcgacgatgctatcacaaaagaaatatgtaagtctattGTATCAACAGAAGtctttaaaagaaatatatgtctaaacTTACATGCAGTGCTCGGTGTATGAACGATTGAGGGATCAGATGCCtgtgatgcaacatgtgacggcgatgCTGTCTCCGCTGCATCACgggtggaaggggtagatccagtgcccGAACGAtgtctcccacctggtgccatcactggATATGTGCGATGTACGAACTTGTAAATTTATACAATGTcagtacaagtggaatatactaaaacattatacaagtagtgttgatggtagaatgcatttgtgcttatgcttagagagatgattaaaatatgattagatcattacactataatgcacgcaaaatataataaaactgtaaatatTAATCTATAACCTTTGgaaattccattacacattgtcattctatattaaatacacatatttcgttgtaatacgaaacaactctgaggtaaactatccgaagtactccctggTAAGTTATCGTACGCTGTAGAATTATATGTCAAGCtatgtgaagcactcgacattgttacagccaacatgtcagtcacaataggagaaatttgGTCTCTCGAGACTCCATTCAGATGCGCAAGTGACATAACTACATCTTCCATACGAAGTTTTCCATGGTTATAATCCTTTGTCAGCTCCGAAATTTCtctaagattgtttaatttgTCATCTGAGTCAGCgtcgatatattcctccctacGCTCATCGACCAGACTgggtatctctttggccctaccaAAAGAAGATAGGGCCGAAAAGTCCATCGCAACAGttgatgaagtatgttgcgtgctttcgctacgctccggtttgaggaggacatgatcagaaattgactcaactgcaaatgtgaattataaacaagtcaattaaaggaataaatcatgacttgttattttcacgtatacatgtaatacacaaattattcgaattgaaaaatgacatgtaaattatgtgtacatttaataatcaccgtctgtatcactatcgcttaggattATTTCTTcatcaccatcactatcgctgatcagtattttctcttcatcgtctgcaacgtcgtcatcaatgaaactgctatcatctctaacaatgtcatgtattattgaggcatcaacatgatcaagtggcacatcatctctatccaattgtaccacatcaatatcaacatttgaATCAGTCCCTATATCCCTATATGGCACATCTTCTTGATATacttgttcaaccctagacgttTCATTTCCCCCATCCTcgttatcttcaacttctggtacgggaacgtcaaatacgttcctgggctttattttctgtaccacgtgccaagagccgcctaacttggtgtcagcgaggtaaaatacttgttcagcttggctggcgaggataaatgggtcatccttaaaccacttccgagataaatttacacTCGTAAAGTAGTTatcagtctgta contains:
- the LOC131225792 gene encoding uncharacterized protein LOC131225792 — its product is MAPGGRHRSGTGSTPSTRDAAETASPSHVASQASDPSIVHTPSTASSSTSRRGRGPTRGLVLQRLTREGRVTVEFPQDYLRPVGDNTRLFTSEVGVLCRSLIPTTTLRWVDVTDDVRQHIHKFVLDLSALYISHAVDDMIKERFKEYRSDLH